A genomic segment from Alistipes senegalensis JC50 encodes:
- a CDS encoding SusC/RagA family TonB-linked outer membrane protein: protein MVRKILLTLIALLGGGILLSQAQSKQISGTVTGSDGKPIAGVTVVVEGTSVGTTTNAAGAYSISAGKDAKLVFSFIGMENQTVPVSGKSVINVQMKENAIGVDEVVVTAMGITRSEKSLGYSVSTVKADEINKAREGNVLNALAGKVAGVNISAASGTAGGGSRIIIRGQSSLGSAGSPLFVIDGMPVSNQSYNPTGINGSVDVGNRMGDISGDDIESINVLKGAAATALYGARAKDGAIIITTKKGSRMQKTSVTINSTLRFENILKAPDFQNSYAGGNSSDGTYNPYSQNGWGPKIEGQTVQNFLGDEVQLKAYKNNVKDFYNTGHTYINNISVAGGDEKNDFRLGFTAHNQKGIIPKNDYDKYNVAFNGGRKFNDKLEARVSFNYAHTSSAGRPAQGSNEINVLVPQINGIARNWDLNWLKDNWMNEDGTQGKITEKSTSGNFYWTVNKNLFTNTVDRLYGTATVTYKPIEGLTITNNLGTDYFHEERRQIWASGTIGRPKGQFNTNDITNRQINNDLMISYDAKFNEDWGLKVMLGHNINQNMTKYLEVSAKDLLVADVYTYANAESVVSTNDMVKSRLIGLYGEVDLSYKDIVYLSVTGRNDWSSTMPKSHRSYFYPSVSAGFVFSELIPKNDVLSFGKFRVSYANVGSDTAPYQLDFLYYPVSEVFGQFGCTNYFPFGGLLGYEATPTYPDPNLEPQNQSSFEVGADLRFFNGRLRLDATYYYQKTTKNIVRLDVANSTGFFYMRKNAGVITNEGVEILLGATPVQTRNFRWDIDVNFASNKQLVKELDPSVKAYTLASGYEGTQIKAVEGESFSLYGSYWLRDENGNFAISENGTRIKSSDTKNLGKVSPDWTMGIGNTFSYKGLSLSFLLDIRYGGVMYSGTVQQLRTSGLAEETLGNDRAEIIDKGFVYKDGQNTGEKNTKAITPYQFWNTNYDKSITEANVFDATFIKLREIVLAYQMPKKWFEHCFIGSLSVGFEARNLWLIKSNVPHIDPEASIFGPSSVGSGIEYAGIPSTRSYGFNIKLTF, encoded by the coding sequence ATGGTAAGAAAAATTCTACTGACGTTAATTGCATTGCTGGGGGGGGGAATTTTGCTTTCCCAGGCCCAAAGCAAGCAAATTTCCGGCACGGTTACCGGTTCCGACGGTAAACCGATCGCCGGCGTGACAGTGGTCGTCGAAGGCACCTCCGTCGGCACCACGACAAATGCAGCCGGTGCATACAGCATATCGGCCGGCAAAGACGCCAAACTGGTCTTCTCGTTCATCGGCATGGAGAACCAGACCGTTCCCGTCAGCGGCAAGAGCGTCATCAACGTCCAGATGAAAGAGAATGCGATCGGTGTGGACGAGGTCGTGGTGACGGCCATGGGTATCACCCGTTCCGAAAAATCGCTCGGCTACTCGGTATCCACCGTCAAGGCGGACGAAATCAACAAGGCCCGCGAAGGCAACGTCCTCAACGCGCTGGCCGGTAAAGTCGCCGGCGTGAACATCTCCGCAGCTTCGGGCACCGCAGGCGGCGGTTCGCGCATTATCATCCGCGGCCAGTCGTCGCTCGGCTCGGCCGGTTCGCCGCTCTTCGTCATCGACGGTATGCCCGTCAGCAACCAAAGTTACAACCCGACCGGCATCAATGGTTCGGTCGATGTGGGCAACCGCATGGGCGACATTTCGGGTGACGACATCGAGTCGATCAACGTCCTGAAAGGCGCCGCCGCAACGGCCCTTTACGGTGCCCGCGCCAAGGACGGCGCTATCATCATCACGACCAAGAAAGGTTCGCGGATGCAGAAAACCAGCGTAACGATCAACTCGACGCTGCGTTTCGAGAACATCCTGAAGGCTCCCGATTTCCAGAACAGCTATGCAGGCGGCAACTCTTCCGACGGCACCTACAATCCCTATTCGCAGAACGGCTGGGGCCCCAAGATCGAAGGACAGACCGTCCAGAATTTCCTGGGCGACGAAGTCCAGCTGAAAGCCTACAAAAACAATGTCAAGGACTTCTATAACACGGGACATACCTATATTAATAATATCTCGGTAGCCGGCGGCGACGAGAAAAACGATTTCCGTCTGGGCTTCACGGCGCACAACCAGAAAGGTATCATCCCCAAGAACGACTACGACAAATATAACGTAGCGTTCAACGGCGGCCGCAAATTCAACGACAAACTCGAAGCACGCGTTTCGTTCAACTACGCGCACACCTCCTCGGCCGGCCGGCCCGCCCAGGGATCGAACGAGATCAACGTATTGGTTCCGCAGATCAACGGCATCGCCCGCAACTGGGATCTGAACTGGCTGAAGGACAACTGGATGAACGAAGACGGCACGCAGGGCAAGATCACCGAGAAAAGCACCAGCGGCAATTTCTACTGGACAGTCAATAAAAACCTCTTCACCAACACGGTAGACCGTCTCTACGGCACAGCGACCGTCACCTACAAGCCCATCGAGGGACTGACGATCACCAACAACCTGGGAACCGACTACTTCCACGAGGAGCGCCGTCAGATCTGGGCCAGCGGCACGATCGGGCGTCCGAAGGGCCAGTTCAACACCAACGACATCACCAACCGTCAGATCAACAACGACCTGATGATCTCCTACGACGCCAAGTTCAACGAGGACTGGGGGCTGAAAGTGATGCTGGGCCACAACATCAACCAGAACATGACCAAATACCTGGAAGTCTCGGCCAAAGACCTGCTCGTGGCGGATGTCTACACCTATGCCAATGCCGAGAGCGTCGTCTCGACGAACGACATGGTGAAATCGCGCCTGATCGGTCTCTACGGCGAGGTGGACCTCAGCTACAAGGACATCGTCTACCTGAGCGTCACGGGACGTAACGACTGGTCCTCGACCATGCCCAAGTCGCACCGCTCCTATTTTTATCCTTCGGTCAGCGCCGGATTCGTCTTCTCGGAGCTGATTCCGAAAAACGACGTACTGAGCTTCGGTAAGTTCCGCGTCAGCTATGCCAATGTCGGCAGCGATACGGCACCCTATCAGCTCGATTTCCTCTACTACCCCGTTTCGGAAGTGTTCGGACAATTCGGATGCACCAACTATTTCCCGTTCGGCGGGCTGCTGGGCTATGAAGCGACGCCGACCTATCCCGACCCGAATCTCGAACCGCAGAACCAGTCTTCGTTCGAAGTCGGCGCCGACCTGCGGTTTTTCAACGGCCGTCTGCGTCTCGACGCCACCTATTATTATCAGAAGACGACCAAGAACATCGTCCGCCTGGACGTAGCCAACTCCACGGGATTTTTCTACATGCGCAAGAACGCCGGTGTCATCACCAACGAGGGCGTCGAAATTCTGTTGGGCGCGACTCCCGTGCAGACCAGGAACTTCCGCTGGGACATCGACGTGAACTTCGCTTCGAACAAACAACTCGTGAAGGAGCTCGACCCCTCGGTCAAAGCCTACACGCTGGCCTCGGGTTACGAAGGCACCCAGATCAAAGCGGTCGAAGGCGAATCGTTCAGCCTCTACGGCTCCTATTGGCTGCGCGACGAAAACGGCAATTTCGCCATCAGCGAGAACGGTACGCGCATCAAGAGTTCCGACACGAAGAATCTCGGCAAAGTCTCTCCCGACTGGACGATGGGTATCGGCAACACTTTCTCGTACAAAGGTCTTTCGCTGAGCTTCCTGCTCGACATCCGTTACGGAGGCGTCATGTACTCGGGAACGGTACAGCAGCTGCGCACGAGCGGTCTGGCTGAAGAGACGCTGGGCAACGACCGCGCCGAGATCATCGATAAGGGATTCGTCTACAAAGACGGCCAGAACACCGGCGAGAAGAACACCAAAGCTATCACTCCGTATCAGTTCTGGAATACCAACTACGACAAGTCTATCACCGAAGCGAACGTTTTCGATGCTACGTTCATCAAACTGCGTGAGATCGTACTGGCCTACCAGATGCCGAAAAAGTGGTTCGAGCATTGCTTCATCGGTTCGCTTTCGGTAGGTTTCGAAGCCCGCAACCTGTGGCTCATCAAATCGAACGTCCCGCACATCGACCCCGAGGCCAGCATCTTCGGTCCCTCGTCAGTGGGTTCGGGTATCGAGTACGCCGGTATTCCCTCGACGCGCAGCTACGGTTTCAATATCAAGTTAACATTCTAA
- a CDS encoding site-specific integrase has translation MDAGVNILCYKSKTLANGAHPLMIRVCKDGKKKYVSLGVSVLPQFWDFTKNQPKKNCPNKAYIEKIIADKSSEFAERIIELKAEKKEFTATTLTERLTESTRARRTVGEMFQSQIENLKQTGRTGYALSHQEVYNSLLKFNGHLNIYFSEIDTVWLKRYETWLRGQGFSENTIGRRFRTLRAVYNVAIEEKCVKADYYPFKSYKVSKLHQATAKRAISKADIMRIIEYRSNDFYKQFAIDLFAFGYFMGGINFVDIAYLKTDNIVDGRLIYTRRKTHKLIRLPLQSKAQEIIERYRQDGALFLFPILSAFHKTEQQQRNRVHKVISKVNERLKEVGKELEIPIDLTTYVSRHSFATVLKREGVSTSIICESLGHSSEKVTQIYLDSFENSQIDAAMKNLL, from the coding sequence ATGGATGCAGGTGTTAACATTCTCTGTTACAAATCAAAAACTCTTGCCAACGGCGCACATCCGCTGATGATTCGTGTCTGTAAAGACGGGAAAAAGAAATATGTCAGCCTCGGCGTGTCTGTTTTACCGCAGTTTTGGGATTTTACGAAGAACCAGCCGAAAAAGAATTGTCCCAACAAGGCATATATCGAAAAGATTATTGCGGATAAGAGTAGCGAGTTTGCCGAGCGCATCATCGAACTGAAAGCAGAAAAGAAAGAATTTACGGCTACAACGCTGACTGAACGGCTGACAGAGAGCACACGAGCAAGACGCACGGTAGGCGAAATGTTCCAATCTCAAATCGAGAACTTGAAACAAACGGGGCGAACGGGCTATGCGCTGTCGCACCAAGAGGTCTACAATTCCTTGTTGAAATTCAACGGACATCTGAATATCTACTTTTCAGAAATTGATACCGTTTGGCTGAAACGCTATGAAACATGGTTGCGGGGACAAGGTTTTTCAGAAAATACGATAGGCCGTCGATTCCGCACTTTACGGGCAGTCTATAATGTAGCCATTGAGGAAAAGTGTGTGAAAGCGGATTATTATCCGTTCAAATCCTACAAGGTTTCCAAACTGCACCAAGCGACGGCAAAGCGAGCCATAAGTAAGGCGGACATCATGCGGATTATCGAATACCGCAGTAATGATTTTTACAAGCAATTTGCAATCGATTTGTTTGCGTTTGGCTACTTTATGGGTGGGATTAATTTCGTGGACATAGCCTACCTCAAAACCGATAATATCGTGGATGGACGACTAATCTACACCCGACGCAAAACGCATAAGTTGATTAGGCTACCTTTACAGTCCAAAGCGCAGGAAATTATAGAGCGTTACCGACAAGATGGTGCGCTCTTTTTGTTTCCTATACTTTCTGCATTTCATAAAACCGAGCAACAGCAACGCAATCGAGTTCACAAAGTCATTTCCAAAGTGAACGAGCGGCTGAAAGAGGTTGGGAAAGAGTTGGAAATCCCTATCGACTTAACGACCTATGTTTCGCGGCATAGTTTCGCCACAGTCTTAAAACGAGAGGGTGTAAGCACGTCGATAATTTGTGAATCATTAGGCCATAGTTCGGAAAAGGTTACGCAGATTTACTTGGATAGTTTCGAGAACAGCCAAATCGACGCGGCAATGAAGAATCTACTTTGA
- a CDS encoding DUF6908 domain-containing protein — MKTLDRKAAEIFRALLALQTTKIDNSDGTYMPVYLELIGRIDKYDFFSLAHYGQQNGDAMRDPEMLFALHKETQQFIPYYYRNDYCGIEQNSVKWSEDEIALNPCLQAEHTTFANQWLRNIAAQQGIL; from the coding sequence ATGAAAACACTTGACAGAAAGGCGGCGGAGATTTTCCGCGCATTGTTGGCTCTGCAAACAACCAAAATCGACAACTCGGACGGTACTTATATGCCCGTCTACCTTGAACTGATCGGCCGTATCGACAAGTACGACTTTTTCTCGCTGGCTCATTACGGACAACAGAACGGAGATGCCATGCGCGACCCCGAAATGCTCTTCGCCCTGCACAAAGAAACACAGCAATTCATCCCGTACTACTATCGCAATGACTACTGCGGCATCGAGCAGAACAGCGTGAAATGGTCGGAAGACGAAATAGCGTTGAATCCTTGCTTGCAGGCAGAACACACCACATTCGCTAATCAATGGCTCCGTAACATAGCCGCACAACAAGGAATCTTATGA
- a CDS encoding PL29 family lyase N-terminal domain-containing protein, with protein sequence MKKLLSFLLCSLLLFGCSDKYDDSALRNDLSDLGNRVAKLEELCKQMNTNISSLQKIVEALQDNLSISKVEQVSDGYIIRFSDGSTATIKNGKNSGDAPIIGVKKDTDGIYYWTLDGEWLTDEKGNKVKAQGTDGEKGDTGDKGDTGNTGNKGDTGVTPQLKIENDYLVRFL encoded by the coding sequence ATGAAAAAGCTACTATCTTTTTTACTTTGCAGTTTGTTGCTGTTCGGGTGTAGCGACAAGTACGACGACAGCGCATTGCGCAATGATTTGAGCGACCTTGGAAATCGCGTAGCGAAATTGGAGGAACTCTGCAAGCAGATGAACACGAATATTTCATCGTTGCAGAAGATCGTAGAAGCATTGCAGGATAATTTGTCGATTTCCAAAGTAGAACAAGTATCGGATGGTTACATTATCCGCTTTTCAGACGGTTCTACCGCCACAATTAAAAATGGCAAAAATAGCGGAGATGCTCCTATTATCGGTGTAAAGAAAGATACGGATGGCATCTATTACTGGACGCTTGATGGTGAATGGCTGACCGATGAAAAGGGGAATAAGGTAAAAGCACAAGGTACAGATGGTGAGAAAGGCGATACAGGCGACAAGGGAGATACAGGCAATACTGGAAATAAAGGCGATACGGGAGTTACGCCGCAACTCAAAATCGAAAATGACTATTTGGTTCGTTTCCTATGA
- a CDS encoding leucine-rich repeat protein — protein sequence MTIWFVSYDDGKSWTQLGKATGEDGKDGLNGIFISVTQDADNVYFTMADKTVITIPKGDKSQFAIAFDTTDIAILNGGESNTISYTITGATENTVVKAIAQDGWKVKVNATSTDKGTITITAPNPIVESEILVFANDGSYRTVMASFYCHEKQVLDINIADNSINLSPAGGTQEIKLTTNLDYTVEIPDDAQSWLSLVSETRALREDTIAFNISANEGIPRFATVALKDEQGNILQTIIFRQLGTCTEIHVETKGELENVLAGYDYANIESLKITGVLNDVDFLFIYRMMPNLKDLDISEVNITALPTQAFYNSKNVENLILPNTLTTIGEQMFYQSKLKTVVIPASVETIEEFAFTNCTALTSIEIPASVETIGAAAFKECYKLTTVTFEKGSQLKTIGGGYSSYPYSYGAFSGCPITSIEIPASVETIDATAFKGCSQLATVTFEKGSQLKTIEGDYSSSYYYGTFSDCPITSIEIPASVETIDATAFKGCSQLATVTFEKGSQLKTIGGGYELYNSRYYYYGAFCQLNELMTVDMSECTRVEKIGDYAFYGDSELRLFKIGTATPPSCGTRAFYSINPYSVLKVLSGHADAYKAATEWTRFASITGLDE from the coding sequence ATGACTATTTGGTTCGTTTCCTATGACGATGGAAAATCGTGGACGCAATTAGGCAAAGCCACGGGAGAGGACGGTAAAGACGGGTTGAATGGCATTTTCATAAGCGTAACGCAAGATGCGGATAATGTCTATTTTACAATGGCCGACAAAACGGTAATCACGATTCCCAAAGGAGACAAATCCCAATTTGCAATTGCATTCGATACAACGGACATAGCCATTCTCAACGGAGGCGAAAGCAATACGATTTCCTACACGATTACGGGTGCGACGGAAAATACGGTTGTCAAAGCCATTGCACAGGATGGTTGGAAAGTCAAAGTAAATGCTACCTCTACGGATAAGGGAACGATTACGATTACAGCCCCTAATCCGATTGTAGAAAGCGAAATCCTTGTCTTTGCCAACGACGGTTCCTACCGTACTGTTATGGCATCGTTTTATTGCCACGAAAAACAGGTGTTGGATATAAACATTGCAGATAATTCTATCAATCTATCACCAGCTGGCGGTACGCAGGAGATAAAATTAACTACGAATCTGGATTATACGGTCGAGATTCCCGATGATGCCCAATCGTGGCTGTCACTGGTTTCCGAAACACGAGCCTTGCGGGAAGATACGATTGCTTTCAATATCTCGGCAAACGAGGGAATACCACGTTTTGCCACGGTCGCGTTGAAAGACGAACAAGGCAATATTTTACAAACGATTATTTTCCGACAGTTGGGAACGTGTACCGAAATTCATGTCGAAACGAAAGGTGAACTGGAAAATGTGTTGGCTGGTTATGATTATGCCAATATCGAATCGTTGAAGATTACAGGTGTGCTGAACGATGTCGATTTTCTGTTTATCTATCGTATGATGCCCAATTTGAAAGACCTCGATATTTCAGAGGTAAATATTACGGCATTACCCACACAGGCATTTTATAATTCAAAAAATGTCGAAAATCTGATTCTCCCCAATACACTAACAACGATTGGAGAGCAAATGTTTTATCAAAGTAAATTGAAAACAGTTGTAATCCCTGCAAGTGTGGAAACAATTGAAGAATTTGCATTCACTAATTGTACTGCATTGACCTCTATCGAGATTCCTGCCAGTGTAGAGACGATTGGAGCCGCGGCATTCAAGGAATGCTACAAACTGACAACAGTGACTTTCGAGAAAGGTTCTCAGTTGAAAACTATCGGTGGTGGTTATTCTTCTTATCCTTATTCTTATGGTGCTTTCTCGGGTTGCCCTATAACCTCTATCGAGATTCCTGCCAGTGTAGAAACGATTGACGCCACGGCATTCAAGGGATGCTCCCAACTGGCAACTGTGACTTTCGAAAAAGGTTCTCAGTTAAAAACTATCGAAGGTGATTATTCTTCTTCTTATTATTATGGTACTTTCTCGGATTGTCCTATAACCTCTATTGAGATTCCTGCCAGTGTAGAAACGATTGACGCCACGGCATTCAAGGGATGCTCCCAACTGGCAACTGTGACTTTCGAGAAAGGTTCTCAGTTGAAAACTATCGGTGGTGGTTATGAGCTATATAATTCTCGTTATTATTATTATGGTGCTTTCTGCCAATTGAATGAACTGATGACTGTGGATATGTCTGAATGTACCCGAGTCGAAAAAATCGGGGATTACGCTTTTTATGGTGATTCCGAACTTCGATTATTCAAAATAGGGACTGCAACGCCGCCGTCTTGTGGAACGCGAGCTTTCTACAGCATAAATCCTTATTCGGTATTGAAAGTGTTGTCGGGTCACGCAGATGCCTATAAAGCCGCAACAGAATGGACGCGGTTTGCAAGCATTACAGGATTAGATGAATAA
- the dinB gene encoding DNA polymerase IV, with translation MQNKIIHVDMDAFYASIEQRDRPELRGRPIAVGYDGPRGVVATASYEARPFGVRSAISSVLARRLCPDLIFVPARFDVYKAVSQQIRDIFHDYTELVEPLSLDEAFLDVSHLRSATLVAREIKDRIRTETGLTASAGISVNKMLAKIASDYRKPDGLFVIPPDKIDTFVAELPVERFFGIGEVTAEKMHALGIRTGADLRQWEELELVKHFGKAGRSYYGYARGIDPRPVVPNRIRKSLGAETTFGTDTADREVLLGELEQVCEEVWQRLSRHRFRGRTVVLKIKFDDFRQITRSRTLPATVDSRDGLRLVARELLAGVDFGGHRIRLIGVTVGNAPDFGEGCVQLRFDFGEE, from the coding sequence GTGCAGAACAAGATCATACACGTCGATATGGATGCTTTCTACGCCTCCATCGAGCAGCGTGACCGTCCCGAACTCCGGGGGCGTCCGATCGCCGTAGGCTACGACGGACCGCGGGGTGTCGTGGCGACGGCCAGTTACGAGGCCCGGCCGTTCGGAGTCCGTTCGGCGATCTCCTCGGTGCTGGCCAGGCGACTCTGTCCCGACCTGATCTTCGTGCCGGCGCGCTTCGATGTCTACAAGGCCGTTTCGCAGCAGATCCGCGACATCTTCCACGACTATACCGAACTCGTCGAGCCGCTCTCGCTGGACGAAGCGTTTCTCGACGTTTCGCACCTCCGCTCGGCGACGCTCGTGGCCCGGGAGATCAAGGACCGCATCCGCACCGAAACCGGGCTTACGGCTTCGGCGGGCATCTCTGTCAACAAGATGCTGGCGAAGATCGCTTCGGACTACCGCAAGCCCGACGGATTGTTCGTGATCCCGCCCGACAAAATTGACACCTTCGTCGCGGAGCTTCCCGTCGAGCGTTTTTTCGGCATCGGGGAGGTCACGGCCGAGAAGATGCATGCGTTGGGCATCCGCACCGGCGCCGATCTGCGGCAGTGGGAGGAGCTGGAATTGGTCAAACATTTCGGGAAGGCCGGACGCAGTTATTACGGTTACGCCCGCGGAATCGACCCGCGTCCGGTGGTTCCGAACCGCATCCGCAAATCCCTCGGTGCCGAAACGACCTTCGGGACCGATACAGCCGACCGCGAGGTGCTGCTCGGCGAGTTGGAACAGGTTTGCGAGGAGGTGTGGCAGCGGCTTTCGCGCCACCGGTTCCGGGGGCGGACCGTGGTGCTGAAGATCAAGTTCGACGATTTCCGCCAGATCACCCGTTCGAGGACGCTTCCCGCCACGGTCGATTCGCGCGACGGACTGCGCCTCGTCGCCCGTGAGCTGCTGGCGGGGGTCGATTTCGGCGGCCACCGGATACGCCTGATCGGGGTTACGGTGGGCAATGCCCCGGATTTCGGCGAGGGGTGCGTGCAGTTGCGGTTCGACTTCGGGGAGGAGTGA